From the Posidoniimonas corsicana genome, the window CTGCGGCCGGCGTCGCTGCTGCACGCCAGCGCGTTGATGTTCGTCGCCTTCACCGGCTACGGGCGGATCGCCACCCTCGGCGAGGAGGTGCGGGCGCCGCGGGTCACGATCCCGCGGGCGATCATCGCCACGCTGGTTGTGTCGATGCTGCTGTACATCGGGGTGGCCGTCGTCGCGGTGGGCGCGGCGGGGGCCGACCAGCTGCAGGCCGCGGCCACCGACAAGGCGGCGCCGCTGGAGGTGATTGCACGGGGCTTCCCGCTCCCGGTCAGCGGGGTGGTCGCCGTCGGCGCGATGACCGCCATGCTCGGCGTGCTGCTGAACCTGATCCTCGGTTTGTCGCGCGTGGTGCTGGCGATGGCCCGACGGGGGGACATGCCGCGGCCCGCGGCCGCGCTGCCGGTGGCGGTGCTGGCGGTGGGCGCGCTGATCGCCGCGCTGGCGTCGATCGGCAGCATCAAGGCCACCTGGACCTTCAGCGCGTTCACCGTGCTGATCTACTACTCGATCACCAACCTCTCCGCCCTGCGTCTGCGGGCCGACGAGCGACTCTACGCCCGGCTGTTCTCCTGGGTGGGGCTGATCGCCTGCCTGGTGCTGGCGTTCGCCATCCCGCCGAAGGTGCTAGCCGCGGGGCTAGGCGTGCTGGCGGTGGGGCTTGCGGGGAGGTGGGTGGCGGGCACTCTACGGAAGCGACGCCGCAAAGAACCTTAGGGCGTCGAGGCATTGTCGTTTCCTCAGGTCATCACAAGGATTGTCGAGGAGTCGACGCTTAGGACTTTCATGCCTGTCTAGTAGTCGAAACGAAACTACAGCTGCCGGGTCGCGCGACGGCCCCCCCCGGAGCCACTACCACCGCCGCCCGCAATTCCGGTATCATTCGCGTTCTACCCTCGTCCGATTCCCGGAACCCGAGTTCCGTCTTCCAAGCTGAGGCGACGCCATGCCCCGTCCTGTTACGCTGTTCACCGGCCAGTGGGCCGACCTGCCGATTGATGACATGTGCCGCAAGGCGGCCGACTTTGGCTACCAGGGCCTGGAGCTGGCCTGCTGGGGCGACCACTTCGAGGTCCGCCGCGCAATGGAGGACCCCAACTACGTGGGCGACGTCCGCGACCGCCTGGACCGCTACGACCTGGAGTGCCACGCGATCAGCAACCACCTGGCCGGCCAGGCCGTGTGCGACCCGATCGACCAGCGGCACCAGAGCATCCTGCCGCCGCACGTGTGGGGCGACGGCGACCCGGCCGGCGTGACCCAGCGCGCCATTGAGGAGATGAAGAACACCGCCCGCGCCGCGCAGAAGCTGGGCGTGTCGGTGGTGAACGGCTTCACCGGCTCCGGCATCTGGCACCTGCTGTACTCGTTC encodes:
- a CDS encoding APC family permease, which codes for MPPLKREVGLVGAVMMGLGSILGTGVFVSIGIAAGVAGPAVVLAIALAAVVATCNALSSAQLAANHPVSGGTYEYGYRWLTPTLGFSAGWMFLCAKSASAATAALGFAGYLLNAAGQDTRWLVPVALAAVAVLTGVVLAGVRASNRVNIAIVSVTIAALLAFVAAGASRVSAERLAMDLRPASLLHASALMFVAFTGYGRIATLGEEVRAPRVTIPRAIIATLVVSMLLYIGVAVVAVGAAGADQLQAAATDKAAPLEVIARGFPLPVSGVVAVGAMTAMLGVLLNLILGLSRVVLAMARRGDMPRPAAALPVAVLAVGALIAALASIGSIKATWTFSAFTVLIYYSITNLSALRLRADERLYARLFSWVGLIACLVLAFAIPPKVLAAGLGVLAVGLAGRWVAGTLRKRRRKEP